A single genomic interval of Camelina sativa cultivar DH55 chromosome 11, Cs, whole genome shotgun sequence harbors:
- the LOC104724290 gene encoding uncharacterized protein LOC104724290: MATTTVASSSNEKPYSISQIKAYIPIMLDIKKLNYHVWRELFETHCICFGVFGNLDGTTTPTADTKKEWKEHYGLVNMWIYGTISESILDTVLKTKCSARDLWVTIEVLFRDNKEARSLEIESELRTTVIGDLSVHEYCQKLKSMADLLENLGSPVSDRALVMHLLNGLSAKFDNIINVIKHKSPFPAFTEARSMLSMEEKCLAKTLSATPINTNTASAPALLYTTSTPQQQNHDSSPNNGGYTNNFHGGSPRGTNRGRGRGGRNSRGHGRHNFHWSGYPMQPWQFGAQLWPPPYFQSVPPMFLYPNSPMGSNPHFSTHNNNFQPGLLCSSSARPNTTAHLAYTQHKPQPNTYFPEQITHAFNTMTLQDPSTSPWLMDTGATNHIASTPGSANPEQPSPL, from the exons ATGGCTACTACCACTGTTGCCTCCTCTTCTAATGAAAAACCATATAGCATCTCTCAAATCAAGGCCTACATCCCCATCATGCTCGACATCAAAAAGCTCAATTACCATGTTTGGCGAGAGCTCTTTGAAACCCACTGCATCTGCTTTGGGGTTTTTGGAAACCTCGATGGAACCACCACTCCTACCGCCGACACTAAAAAAGAGTGGAAAGAGCATTATGGATTGGTTAACATGTGGATCTATGGCACCATCTCTGAATCGATCCTTGACACTGTCCTGAAGACTAAATGCTCTGCTCGTGATCTATGGGTGACCATTGAGGTGTTGTTTCGCGACAACAAGGAAGCCCGGTCCTTGGAGATTGAGAGTGAGCTTCGCACCACCGTCATTGGCGATCTCTCTGTTCATGAATATTGCCAAAAGCTCAAGTCCATGGCCGACCTTCTTGAGAATCTCGGTTCCCCTGTTTCCGATCGTGCTCTTGTCATGCATCTCCTTAATGGTCTGTCTGCCAAGTTTGATAACATCATAAATGTTATCAAACACAAATCGCCTTTCCCAGCTTTCACTGAGGCTCGCTCGATGCTCTCTATGGAAGAAAAATGCCTTGCCAAAACTCTCTCTGCCACACCGATCAACACCAACACCGCTTCCGCACCGGCGCTTCTCTACACCACCTCCACTCCGCAACAACAGAACCACGACTCCTCTCCTAACAATGGTGGTTACACTAACAACTTCCATGGAGGTTCCCCTCGCGGCACCAACCGCGGTCGTGGTCGCGGCGGACGCAACTCTCGCGGCCATGGTAGACACAATTTCCACTGGTCTGGATATCCGATGCAACCATGGCAATTTGGAGCACAACTGTGGCCTCCGCCGTACTTCCAGTCTGTTCCACCGATGTTCCTTTACCCTAATTCTCCAATGGGCTCAAATCCACATTTTTCGACCCACAATAACAACTTTCAACCAGGCCTCCTTTGCTCATCATCTGCTCGGCCCAACACTACTGCTCACCTCGCTTACACTCAGCATAAGCCACAACCGAACACATATTTTCCGGAACAAATCACTCATGCGTTCAATACAATGACACTGCAGGACCCGAGCACTTCCCCTTGGCTAATGGACACTGGAGCAACCAACCACATTGCATCCACTCCAG GATCTGCAAACCCGGAACAGCCTTCGCCACTGTAA
- the LOC104724291 gene encoding uncharacterized protein LOC104724291 isoform X1, translated as MDEDAVVLTFGTPEVMNKEEDGCSPRGDSTGKAIASKPKEKKIPHYLRASTGSCHDLCKYGKRQVPVEKPWRSTTKKIFKKDLDYDLNETLKPGPSKMKKKVMEVDRNKATDDSSEVIKREVVKYQVSGGMKKPEVLIIPSGVDETPMKQMKKKTTLSSKLKPSPDSGSRSSGNVDALKPKILKKSYSALATSKSKVNHEKVVALPVLKPKMGAKSGGKDEDTKINKDTVSSRVVSKKAPVTPRPRASLSPRISVRLAGNSSLRKSQSLKASSSSSSRQNQKPRPVINCTDESDKQLDDYPVEEKTLHVVEMETTENVVSETDQNQQGFVEPFLPPLPPTQSTPNDDECTVSETEEYEYTSGSNEAETVDEEIEMSNGEKKPRSARKEGDSADEAARKLRFRRGKVVDADAVGESARKLKFRKGRGLGEDKAQDAQVRRSFKKREDIKEEEVDENGEKVVLRHQDVQEKDAQGLFNNVIEETASKLVEARKSKVKALVGAFETVISLQES; from the coding sequence ATGGACGAAGATGCTGTTGTGTTAACATTTGGAACGCCTGAAGTGATGAATAAGGAAGAAGACGGTTGTAGCCCCAGAGGAGACTCTACAGGGAAGGCAATTGCTTCAAAGcctaaagagaaaaagatcCCTCATTACCTCAGAGCATCGACGGGCTCGTGTCATGATCTTTGCAAGTACGGGAAGAGACAGGTACCTGTGGAGAAACCATGGCGTTCGACTACTAAAAAGATCTTCAAGAAAGATCTTGATTATGATTTGAATGAAACTTTGAAGCCGGGTCCTtctaaaatgaagaagaaggtgatggAAGTCGATAGAAACAAGGCTACTGATGATTCTTCTGAGGTAATTAAAAGAGAGGTTGTGAAGTATCAAGTGAGTGGTGGGATGAAGAAGCCAGAGGTATTGATAATACCATCTGGTGTTGATGAAACTCCTATgaagcagatgaagaagaaaacaacattaagtTCGAAACTTAAACCTTCACCAGATTCAGGATCTCGTTCATCTGGAAATGTTGATGCCCTGAAGCCGAAGATCTTGAAGAAATCTTATTCAGCACTAGCAACGTCGAAATCTAAAGTAAACCATGAAAAAGTTGTTGCTTTACCAGTTCTGAAACCCAAAATGGGGGCTAAAAGTGGAGGGAAAGACGAAGATACAAAGATAAACAAGGATACAGTCTCCTCTAGAGTTGTTTCAAAGAAGGCTCCGGTGACTCCAAGACCAAGAGCTTCGCTTTCTCCAAGAATATCAGTAAGACTAGCCGGGAATTCAAGTTTGAGAAAGAGTCAGAGCTTAAAggcttcatcttcctcttcttctcgaCAAAATCAGAAACCAAGACCTGTGATCAATTGCACTGATGAATCTGATAAGCAGTTAGATGATTATCCAGTCGAGGAGAAAACATTGCACGTTGTTGAAATGGAAACAACTGAAAATGTCGTCTCTGAAACTGATCAGAATCAGCAAGGCTTTGTTGAAccgtttcttcctcctcttccaccGACTCAATCAACTCCAAATGATGATGAGTGTACTGtttcagaaacagaggaatATGAATACACTTCAGGAAGCAACGAGGCTGAGACTGTAGACGAAGAGATTGAAATGTCCAATGGAGAGAAGAAACCAAGATCGGCTAGAAAGGAGGGTGATTCTGCAGATGAAGCTGCTAGGAAGTTACGTTTCCGTAGAGGAAAAGTTGTGGATGCTGATGCTGTGGGTGAGAGTGCAAGGAAACTCAAGTTTAGAAAAGGAAGAGGTCTCGGGGAAGACAAAGCGCAAGATGCACAAGTAAGGAGAAGCTTTAAGAAGAGGGAagatatcaaagaagaagaagtcgatgAGAATGGTGAAAAGGTTGTGTTGAGGCATCAAGATGTTCAGGAGAAAGATGCACAGGGACTGTTCAACAATGTCATTGAAGAAACAGCTAGTAAGCTCGTTGAAGCTCGAAAAAGCAAAGTTAAAGCTTTGGTTGGTGCTTTCGAAACCGTCATTTCTCTTCAAGAATCTTGA
- the LOC104724291 gene encoding uncharacterized protein LOC104724291 isoform X2 yields MNKEEDGCSPRGDSTGKAIASKPKEKKIPHYLRASTGSCHDLCKYGKRQVPVEKPWRSTTKKIFKKDLDYDLNETLKPGPSKMKKKVMEVDRNKATDDSSEVIKREVVKYQVSGGMKKPEVLIIPSGVDETPMKQMKKKTTLSSKLKPSPDSGSRSSGNVDALKPKILKKSYSALATSKSKVNHEKVVALPVLKPKMGAKSGGKDEDTKINKDTVSSRVVSKKAPVTPRPRASLSPRISVRLAGNSSLRKSQSLKASSSSSSRQNQKPRPVINCTDESDKQLDDYPVEEKTLHVVEMETTENVVSETDQNQQGFVEPFLPPLPPTQSTPNDDECTVSETEEYEYTSGSNEAETVDEEIEMSNGEKKPRSARKEGDSADEAARKLRFRRGKVVDADAVGESARKLKFRKGRGLGEDKAQDAQVRRSFKKREDIKEEEVDENGEKVVLRHQDVQEKDAQGLFNNVIEETASKLVEARKSKVKALVGAFETVISLQES; encoded by the coding sequence ATGAATAAGGAAGAAGACGGTTGTAGCCCCAGAGGAGACTCTACAGGGAAGGCAATTGCTTCAAAGcctaaagagaaaaagatcCCTCATTACCTCAGAGCATCGACGGGCTCGTGTCATGATCTTTGCAAGTACGGGAAGAGACAGGTACCTGTGGAGAAACCATGGCGTTCGACTACTAAAAAGATCTTCAAGAAAGATCTTGATTATGATTTGAATGAAACTTTGAAGCCGGGTCCTtctaaaatgaagaagaaggtgatggAAGTCGATAGAAACAAGGCTACTGATGATTCTTCTGAGGTAATTAAAAGAGAGGTTGTGAAGTATCAAGTGAGTGGTGGGATGAAGAAGCCAGAGGTATTGATAATACCATCTGGTGTTGATGAAACTCCTATgaagcagatgaagaagaaaacaacattaagtTCGAAACTTAAACCTTCACCAGATTCAGGATCTCGTTCATCTGGAAATGTTGATGCCCTGAAGCCGAAGATCTTGAAGAAATCTTATTCAGCACTAGCAACGTCGAAATCTAAAGTAAACCATGAAAAAGTTGTTGCTTTACCAGTTCTGAAACCCAAAATGGGGGCTAAAAGTGGAGGGAAAGACGAAGATACAAAGATAAACAAGGATACAGTCTCCTCTAGAGTTGTTTCAAAGAAGGCTCCGGTGACTCCAAGACCAAGAGCTTCGCTTTCTCCAAGAATATCAGTAAGACTAGCCGGGAATTCAAGTTTGAGAAAGAGTCAGAGCTTAAAggcttcatcttcctcttcttctcgaCAAAATCAGAAACCAAGACCTGTGATCAATTGCACTGATGAATCTGATAAGCAGTTAGATGATTATCCAGTCGAGGAGAAAACATTGCACGTTGTTGAAATGGAAACAACTGAAAATGTCGTCTCTGAAACTGATCAGAATCAGCAAGGCTTTGTTGAAccgtttcttcctcctcttccaccGACTCAATCAACTCCAAATGATGATGAGTGTACTGtttcagaaacagaggaatATGAATACACTTCAGGAAGCAACGAGGCTGAGACTGTAGACGAAGAGATTGAAATGTCCAATGGAGAGAAGAAACCAAGATCGGCTAGAAAGGAGGGTGATTCTGCAGATGAAGCTGCTAGGAAGTTACGTTTCCGTAGAGGAAAAGTTGTGGATGCTGATGCTGTGGGTGAGAGTGCAAGGAAACTCAAGTTTAGAAAAGGAAGAGGTCTCGGGGAAGACAAAGCGCAAGATGCACAAGTAAGGAGAAGCTTTAAGAAGAGGGAagatatcaaagaagaagaagtcgatgAGAATGGTGAAAAGGTTGTGTTGAGGCATCAAGATGTTCAGGAGAAAGATGCACAGGGACTGTTCAACAATGTCATTGAAGAAACAGCTAGTAAGCTCGTTGAAGCTCGAAAAAGCAAAGTTAAAGCTTTGGTTGGTGCTTTCGAAACCGTCATTTCTCTTCAAGAATCTTGA
- the LOC109127350 gene encoding uncharacterized protein LOC109127350 — protein MLNYQGIAEAELSGLISYRCSEFEQARLVKDVSETEIHAILFSMPKDKSPGPDGYTVEFLKETWEIIKNDFVTSVQSFLKFGFLPKGVNTTILALIPKKKEVKEMKDYRPISCDLQVLSANLDKAVSEGKIGYHPKCQNIRLTHLCFADDLLVFTDGTKTSIKGILQVFTEFAAVSGLNISLETTLYMVGVKPCDQELILHSFPFASGTLPVCYLGLPLLTKRMTTSDYTPLIDRIRAKFGSWTGRYLSFAGRLQLIGSVIYSLTNFWMSAFRLPSACIKVIDGGLGLRSLKEANTMSCLKLIWRLLSSNSLWVVWLRAYLIRQGSFWSLKANTNSGSWMWRKLLKYRPLAVSLVRYEVKNGETVSFWHDSWSPLGCLIDITRPRGTIDMGITLHATVAEALSHRQRQHRVEHLNELETALANIRRRGLVKEADVVLWNGKGGQVKTKFTTKDTWENTRHPR, from the exons ATGCTAAATTACCAGGGGATTGCAGAGGCAGAGTTATCAGGTTTGATAAGTTATCGTTGTTCAGAGTTTGAACAAGCAAGGTTGGTGAAAGATGTCTCCGAGACAGAGATACACGCAATTCTTTTCTCTATGCCAAAGGATAAAAGTCCAGGACCTGATGGTTATACTGTTGAATTTCTTAAGGAGACATGGGAGATCATAAAGAATGATTTTGTCACTTCGGTGCagtcttttttaaaatttggtttccTACCAAAGGGAGTCAATACCACCATTCTAGCATTGAtaccaaagaagaaagaggttaAAGAGATGAAGGATTATCGGCCAATCTCCTGTGATTTACAAG TGTTATCCGCTAATTTAGACAAAGCGGTTTCAGAGGGGAAGATAGGCTATCACCCGAAATGTCAGAACATCAGACTCACCCATTTGTGTTTTGCTGATGACTTATTGGTCTTCACGGATGGAACGAAAACATCAATCAAAGGTATTCTTCAGGTATTTACAGAGTTTGCAGCGGTTTCAGGTCTGAATATAAGTTTGGAAACCACTCTCTATATGGTCGGGGTTAAACCATGCGATCAAGAACTGATCCTACACTCCTTTCCGTTTGCATCGGGCACTCTACCTGTCTGCTACCTTGGTCTACCCCTCCTCACCAAGCGTATGACAACTTCAGACTATACACCACTCATTGATCGAATAAGAGCAAAGTTTGGCAGTTGGACAGGGCGATACCTCTCTTTCGCGGGTCGGCTCCAACTTATTGGCTCAGTGATATATAGCTTGACAAACTTCTGGATGTCTGCTTTTCGATTGCCAAGTGCGTGTATAAAGGTGATAGATG GAGGTTTGGGTTTACGCTCATTAAAGGAAGCTAACACGATGAGTTGCTTAAAGTTGATTTGGCGACTCTTATCATCAAACTCCCTCTGGGTTGTATGGCTTCGGGCTTACCTGATCCGACAAGGTTCTTTTTGGTCTCTTAAGGCAAACACTAACTCTGGTTCCTGGATGTGGCGCAAGCTACTTAAATATCGCCCTTTAGCAGTCAGTTTGGTTCGGTATGAGGTTAAGAATGGAGAAACAGTCTCCTTTTGGCATGATAGTTGGTCACCACTGGGATGCTTAATTGACATTACCAGGCCAAGGGGTACTATTGATATGGGAATCACTCTCCATGCAACGGTAGCGGAAGCTCTCTCTCACCGCCAACGACAGCACAGAGTGGAACACCTGAATGAGTTAGAGACAGCTCTGGCAAATATTCGTAGAAGAGGACTTGTCAAAGAAGCAGACGTTGTCCTCTGGAATGGCAAAGGCGGTCAAGTCAAGACAAAGTTCACCACCAAAGATACCTGGGAGAATACTCGGCACCCGAGGTAG
- the LOC104724292 gene encoding uncharacterized protein LOC104724292 — translation MVTTMKKPVCALNGAAIVDVRGNTSEKFGSEAFFSGAAKASSTDKIIASSRSGTLKVHYDKEKQSFAHWKSHHSDGRLSLSVMLIFPQVNISRSGSKNLSCCQSNDEIKLMIIIYI, via the exons ATGGTCACGACCATGAAGAAGCCTGTGTGTG CGTTAAACGGAGCTGCCATTGTTGATGTCCGAGGAAACACGAGTGAAAAGTTTGGCTCCGAAGCCTTCTTCAGTGGAGCTGCCAAAGCAAGTTCAACCGACAAAATCATC gCTTCTTCTAGGAGTGGAACACTGAAGGTTCATTATGATAAAGAGAAGCAGAGTTTTGCTCACTGGAAAAGCCATCACAGTGATGGAAGGCTCAGTCTTAGCGTAATGTTGATTTTTCCACAAGTCAATATTTCTAGATCTGGAAGCAAAAATTTATCATGTTGTCAATCAAATGATGAAATTAAACTTATGatcatcatctatatataa